In a genomic window of Triticum urartu cultivar G1812 unplaced genomic scaffold, Tu2.1 TuUngrouped_contig_599, whole genome shotgun sequence:
- the LOC125529979 gene encoding uncharacterized protein LOC125529979, which yields MSISSPLEDEDLLREIFLRLPPLPSTLSRASLVCTRWRRILSDPRFLRRFSRHHPEPPLLGFFKGSRLRYSAFTPILDPPDRIPAESFFVRFLHSLRRHPPLGFSKGSLAFTSVFTPILDPPNRIPDQRLFVPEHGADWELLGCRHGLAFMLSESLCEVFVWDPLNGQQHRVPFPPELRDIKRESFCLCSATVMCADDQDGHVHQDCFLSPAFKLVLICTSRDLKTSFSCVYKSASGVWGNIVSTSTTDMVLTLRPGILIGEKVYWLFHGREILAFDTERQTLRVIEIPAEAQHVNSWSFQLLRTDDDSVLGLAVKSKPGIHMWEGIHIWERKLNSDGLARWVLMQKINQLEGIFSCAFRYAEMVGYDEELNVMILSTYSGDFMLHLKSMQIRLISKTDGWAHTVYFPYRIFYTAGRGVGWKWVDPNL from the exons ATGTCAATCTCATCGCCGCTGGAGGATGAGGACCTCCTCCGGGAGATTTTCCTCCGGCTCCCTCCGCTGCCGTCAACCCTCTCCCGTGCCTCCCTCGTATGCACGCGCTGGCGCCGCATCCTCTCCGATCCCCGCTTCCTCCGCCGTTTCAGCAGACACCACCCGGAACCTCCTCTCTTGGGCTTCTTCAAAGGGTCTCGTCTCAGATATTCCGCCTTCACTCCCATCTTGGACCCGCCCGACCGCATCCCCGCCGAAAGCTTCTTTGTTCGGTTTCTTCACAGCTTGAGGAGACATCCTCCGTTGGGTTTCTCCAAAGGGTCTCTTGCCTTCACTTCCGTCTTCACTCCCATCTTGGACCCGCCTAATCGCATCCCGGACCAACGCTTGTTTGTGCCTGAGCACGGGGCGGATTGGGAATTACTTGGCTGCCGCCACGGCCTCGCCTTCATGCTCAGTGAGTCTCTGTGCGAGGTCTTCGTGTGGGATCCCCTCAACGGCCAGCAGCACCGCGTGCCTTTTCCACCAGAGCTCCGTGACATCAAAAGGGAGAGTTTCTGTTTGTGCAGCGCCACGGTGATGTGTGCTGACGATCAAGATGGGCATGTGCACCAGGATTGCTTCCTCAGCCCGGCCTTCAAATTGGTCTTGATCTGCACCAGTAGAGACTTGAAGACATCATTCTCTTGTGTCTATAAATCGGCGTCAGGTGTATGGGGGAATATTGTCTCAACGTCGACTACAGATATGGTTCTGACACTAAGGCCCGGCATCCTGATCGGGGAAAAAGTTTACTGGTTGTTTCATGGACGCGAAATCCTTGCATTTGATACTGAAAGGCAGACCCTTCGTGTCATCGAGATTCCGGCAGAGGCCCAACATGTCAACAGCTGGTCCTTTCAGCTCCTACGGACAGATGACGATAGTGTTCTTGGCCTCGCCGTTAAGTCGAAACCGGGCATTCATATGTGGGAGGGCATTCATATATGGGAGAGGAAACTGAACTCTGATGGTCTTGCCAGATGGGTGCTTATGCAGAAAATCAATCAATTGGAGGGGATCTTTTCTTGCGCCTTCAGATATGCAGAGATGGTGGGGTATGACGAGGAGTTAAATGTGATGATTCTGTCTACGTACAGTGGCGACTTCATGCTCCACCTTAAGTCGATGCAGATCAGATTAATTTCTAAAACGGATGGGTGGGCTCATACGGTTTACTTTCCCTACAGAATTTTCTACACTGCAG GCAGGGGAGTTGGGTGGAAATGGGTGGATCCAAATCTCTGA